A single Halarcobacter anaerophilus DNA region contains:
- a CDS encoding chemotaxis protein CheW, with amino-acid sequence MSKNLVDYKGIKVKKELYPLIKHIEDVDKYREELGRLSSSWDIFALLGQLGDINIDIGKTKENFLNLTTTLLNHLSDETVKKTTQEMHFKAQVAIDIVIRNLFERTADIGFLATDDDIREFILHFVSKYDKESNLLKDQIRKRFLEYVKKYSVYYDIVLADTKGKILARLDDNIKVETIDSNLVSKILNTSEEYVETYNSHNFLPQYKKSLVYSYKVTRTNDFNSESLGVLCLCFKFNDEMQGIFSNLADKKNKETLALLDEDGYVIASSDENCISLNSKQEIVLDEDYKIVSFAGRDFIAKTCLTNGYQGFKGLKWYGHIMIPLEYAFLSEESNATKEVDEHIIEAMMENEQHFSRELKEVFNKSKNIQDNLSRVIWNGNVAQSKINSSNRDFSKSLLSEIGVTGSKANSSLNNLNRTIINSILKDSEFLSSLAIDIMDRNLYERANDCRWWALTTYFRTAFDDNDSLIHKEEEISSILKYINDLYTVYTNLLVFDKHGKIVAVSNEKEKHLVGKVLSNSWVEKTLNLKDTQKYCVSDFEKTTLYDNESTYIYCSAIRSFQDENIINGGIAVVFDSKPQFQAMLQESLPSDNSSVFALFTDRDKNVISSTNESITVDSKIDIEDRFFQLKNGEKISEIIEIDNKYYALGVRCSKGYREYKSASDDYINDVFCLVFIYIGKKCLNGLSKIKRKKFINSNILKKSFDKNSVELATFNLGKKFLAVHAKNVIESIGTDKLEKSIEMDKKNPFKGMVLHKDRLISILDIRSFINEEIKDEDLKTIILLEYDKDNKEHCIGILVSSLESISVVEDKAIQQIQSHFLGAGTLVESIVEIDDLDEPQVAMILDIKKIDDNLTQRDKTN; translated from the coding sequence ATGTCAAAAAACTTAGTAGATTATAAGGGAATAAAAGTAAAAAAAGAGCTCTATCCTTTGATAAAACATATTGAAGATGTTGATAAATATAGAGAAGAATTAGGAAGACTCAGCTCTTCATGGGATATTTTTGCTCTTTTAGGACAACTTGGTGATATAAATATAGATATAGGAAAAACAAAAGAAAATTTTTTAAATCTAACAACAACATTATTAAATCATTTAAGCGATGAAACTGTTAAAAAAACAACACAAGAGATGCATTTTAAAGCCCAAGTGGCTATTGATATAGTAATCAGAAATTTATTTGAAAGAACGGCAGATATAGGATTTTTGGCAACAGACGATGATATTAGAGAATTTATATTGCATTTTGTATCAAAATATGACAAAGAGAGTAATCTTTTAAAAGATCAAATCAGAAAAAGATTTTTAGAGTATGTAAAAAAGTATTCAGTATATTATGATATTGTTTTAGCCGACACAAAAGGAAAAATTTTAGCCAGACTTGATGATAATATAAAAGTTGAAACTATAGACTCTAACTTGGTAAGTAAAATTTTAAATACGAGTGAAGAGTATGTTGAAACGTATAACTCTCACAATTTTCTACCTCAATATAAAAAATCTTTAGTTTACTCTTATAAAGTAACCAGAACAAATGATTTTAATTCAGAATCATTAGGAGTTTTATGCCTTTGTTTTAAATTTAACGATGAAATGCAAGGAATATTCAGCAATTTAGCCGATAAAAAAAATAAAGAAACCTTAGCTCTTTTAGATGAAGACGGATATGTGATTGCATCAAGTGACGAAAACTGTATCTCTTTAAATTCAAAACAAGAAATTGTATTAGATGAAGATTATAAAATAGTATCTTTTGCAGGAAGAGATTTTATTGCAAAAACATGTTTGACAAACGGATATCAAGGCTTTAAAGGTCTAAAATGGTACGGACATATTATGATTCCCTTGGAGTATGCTTTTTTAAGTGAAGAATCAAATGCCACAAAAGAGGTTGACGAACATATAATAGAAGCAATGATGGAAAATGAGCAACACTTTTCAAGAGAACTTAAAGAGGTTTTTAATAAAAGTAAAAATATCCAAGATAATCTAAGTCGTGTAATTTGGAACGGGAATGTTGCTCAAAGTAAAATAAACTCTTCAAATAGAGATTTTTCAAAATCACTGTTATCGGAAATAGGTGTTACAGGCTCAAAAGCAAACTCCTCTTTGAACAATTTAAATAGAACAATTATAAACTCTATTTTAAAAGATAGCGAGTTTTTATCTTCTCTTGCTATTGATATTATGGACAGAAATCTCTATGAAAGGGCAAATGACTGCAGATGGTGGGCATTAACCACATATTTTAGAACTGCTTTTGACGACAATGATTCTTTAATACATAAAGAAGAGGAGATCTCTTCTATATTAAAATATATAAATGATTTATATACTGTTTATACAAATCTTTTAGTATTTGACAAACATGGAAAAATCGTTGCCGTTTCAAATGAAAAAGAGAAACACTTAGTAGGAAAAGTTTTATCAAACAGCTGGGTTGAAAAAACATTAAACTTAAAAGATACTCAAAAATATTGTGTTTCAGATTTTGAAAAAACTACTCTATATGATAATGAATCAACATATATCTATTGCAGCGCTATTAGATCTTTTCAAGATGAAAACATTATAAACGGCGGAATCGCAGTAGTATTCGATTCAAAACCGCAGTTTCAAGCTATGCTTCAAGAATCTCTTCCAAGTGACAACAGCTCTGTTTTTGCTTTGTTTACGGATAGAGATAAAAATGTAATCTCTTCAACAAACGAAAGTATAACAGTAGATTCTAAAATAGATATCGAAGATAGATTTTTTCAACTTAAAAACGGTGAGAAAATAAGCGAAATAATAGAAATAGACAATAAATATTATGCTTTGGGAGTTAGATGTTCAAAAGGTTATAGAGAGTACAAAAGTGCAAGTGATGATTATATAAACGATGTTTTTTGTTTAGTTTTTATTTATATCGGCAAAAAGTGTTTAAACGGTTTGTCTAAAATAAAAAGAAAAAAATTTATAAACAGCAATATTTTAAAAAAATCTTTTGATAAAAACAGTGTCGAATTGGCAACTTTTAATTTAGGTAAAAAATTTCTGGCAGTTCATGCTAAAAACGTAATTGAATCCATAGGAACGGACAAATTAGAAAAGTCTATTGAGATGGATAAAAAAAATCCTTTTAAAGGAATGGTCTTACATAAAGATAGATTAATATCGATTTTAGATATAAGAAGTTTTATAAATGAAGAGATAAAAGACGAAGATCTAAAAACAATAATTCTTTTAGAGTATGATAAAGACAATAAAGAGCACTGTATAGGAATTTTAGTCTCTTCTTTAGAGAGTATCTCAGTAGTAGAAGATAAAGCTATACAACAAATTCAAAGTCACTTTTTAGGAGCCGGAACTTTAGTTGAGAGTATTGTTGAAATCGATGATTTAGATGAACCTCAAGTTGCAATGATTTTGGATATTAAAAAAATCGACGATAATTTAACTCAAAGGGATAAAACTAATTAG
- a CDS encoding YgiQ family radical SAM protein yields the protein MFLPTTKEEMTALGWQQCDVILISGDAYIDSPFIGVAVVGRILENLGFKVGIIGQPDLNSEDIKRLGEPRLYWGVSGGSIDSMVSNYTATKKFRNSDDYTPGGKNDKRPDRATLVYTNLIRRHFKDTVPIVLGGIEASLRRTTHYDFWSNRLRKPILFDSKADYLIYGMGETAIREFSTALDKGLNPKEVRGVCYISKEPVEEYIQLPSHDECLKNKEKYIDLFDDFYKNNDPISAKGLCQKIDNRYSIQNPPCDYLNEEEMDEVSSYKYQRDLHPFHKPQGKVKCLETIKYSIQTHHGCWGECNFCAIGVHQGRTIRTRSEKNILWEAKEFVKDKEFKGIISDVGGPTANMYGYECGKKLKKGTCDDIRCVDFDRLCKAMKVDHSRHLKLLRDIRQVPGIKKAFVASGLRYDFIPADKKHGYEYLKELVNHHISGQMKVAPEHTSDRVLKLMGKPGKQPLIEFKKMYDRLNKEAGKKQFLTYYLIAAHPGCEEKDMHELKQFTTHELKMNPEQAQIFTPTPGTYSSVMYYTEMDPVSRKKIYVEKERNRKERQKDIVIDKKYYQRRKKSNNGMQS from the coding sequence ATGTTTTTACCTACAACAAAAGAAGAGATGACTGCCCTTGGCTGGCAACAGTGTGATGTAATATTAATAAGCGGTGATGCCTATATAGATTCTCCTTTTATAGGAGTTGCCGTAGTTGGAAGAATACTTGAAAACTTAGGTTTCAAAGTAGGAATTATAGGTCAGCCTGATTTAAACAGTGAAGATATAAAAAGACTTGGTGAACCAAGACTTTACTGGGGAGTAAGCGGCGGAAGTATTGATTCTATGGTTTCCAACTATACTGCAACCAAAAAATTTAGAAACAGTGACGATTATACTCCGGGCGGTAAAAACGACAAAAGACCGGACAGAGCTACTTTAGTATATACAAATCTAATTAGAAGACATTTTAAAGATACAGTTCCTATTGTTCTTGGAGGAATAGAGGCTAGTTTAAGAAGAACTACTCATTATGATTTTTGGTCAAATCGTTTGCGAAAACCTATTTTATTTGATTCAAAAGCGGATTATCTTATTTATGGAATGGGAGAGACTGCAATAAGAGAGTTTTCAACTGCTCTTGATAAAGGTTTAAATCCCAAAGAGGTTAGGGGAGTTTGTTATATCTCAAAAGAACCTGTAGAAGAGTATATTCAACTGCCTAGCCATGATGAATGTTTAAAAAACAAAGAAAAATATATTGATCTTTTCGATGATTTTTATAAAAACAATGATCCCATAAGTGCAAAAGGACTCTGCCAAAAAATAGATAATAGATACTCTATACAAAATCCTCCTTGTGACTATTTAAATGAAGAAGAAATGGATGAGGTCTCTTCATATAAATATCAAAGAGATCTTCACCCTTTCCATAAACCCCAAGGTAAAGTTAAATGTTTGGAGACTATAAAATACTCTATTCAAACACACCACGGATGTTGGGGTGAATGTAATTTTTGTGCAATTGGAGTTCATCAAGGAAGAACTATTAGAACAAGAAGTGAAAAAAATATTCTTTGGGAAGCAAAAGAGTTTGTCAAAGACAAAGAGTTTAAAGGTATTATTTCCGATGTCGGAGGTCCTACTGCAAATATGTACGGTTATGAGTGTGGTAAAAAACTCAAAAAAGGAACTTGTGATGATATTAGATGCGTAGATTTTGACAGACTTTGCAAAGCTATGAAAGTAGATCATAGCAGACACTTAAAACTTCTAAGAGATATAAGACAGGTTCCGGGAATCAAAAAAGCATTTGTTGCTTCGGGATTAAGATATGATTTTATTCCTGCTGATAAAAAGCATGGATATGAGTATTTAAAAGAGCTTGTAAATCATCATATAAGCGGGCAAATGAAAGTTGCTCCCGAACACACTTCCGACAGAGTTCTAAAACTTATGGGAAAGCCCGGGAAACAGCCTCTAATAGAGTTTAAAAAAATGTATGACAGATTAAATAAAGAAGCGGGTAAAAAGCAGTTTTTAACTTACTATTTAATTGCAGCACATCCCGGATGTGAAGAGAAAGATATGCATGAGCTAAAACAGTTCACTACCCATGAACTGAAAATGAATCCCGAACAAGCTCAAATTTTCACTCCTACTCCGGGAACTTACTCTTCTGTTATGTATTATACTGAAATGGATCCTGTAAGCAGAAAAAAAATTTATGTTGAAAAAGAGAGAAACAGAAAAGAGAGACAAAAAGACATTGTAATTGATAAAAAATATTATCAAAGAAGAAAAAAATCAAATAACGGAATGCAAAGCTAA
- a CDS encoding thioredoxin family protein, whose protein sequence is MKNFLLLLLISVCTNVYAISPDFIKIMGYESTYDKALQKAKKENKNIMMVVVQKSCPWCRKMEKQTLKKEQIDSLIKKRFIPLLVDEASKDYPKKFEAKLFPTTIFIDIKNEKQISKVLGYKNKKEFKKILEEVNKK, encoded by the coding sequence ATGAAAAATTTTTTATTATTGTTATTAATAAGCGTTTGTACAAATGTATATGCAATATCTCCCGATTTTATAAAAATTATGGGATATGAATCAACATATGACAAGGCTTTACAAAAAGCAAAAAAAGAGAATAAAAATATAATGATGGTAGTTGTTCAGAAATCTTGTCCCTGGTGCAGGAAAATGGAAAAACAGACACTAAAAAAAGAGCAAATAGATAGTTTGATTAAAAAAAGATTTATTCCTTTGTTAGTTGACGAAGCATCAAAAGATTATCCTAAAAAATTTGAGGCGAAACTCTTCCCTACAACTATATTTATAGATATAAAAAATGAGAAACAAATAAGTAAAGTTTTAGGCTATAAAAATAAAAAAGAGTTTAAAAAAATTTTAGAAGAGGTTAATAAAAAATGA
- a CDS encoding adenylate kinase, which yields MKKLFLIIGAPGSGKTTDAELIAEKHPNITHYSTGDMFRAEVASGSQRGQLIDSYVSKGNLVPIDIVIETIVGAIKKAPTEVVVIDGYPRSGEQMTELDKYLATESEVELVNTIEVEVSEEVAKDRVLGRARGADDNVEVFNNRMKVYTEPLAQIQEFYTQKNILKKINGERTIEEIVNEMDKFIQSRI from the coding sequence ATGAAAAAACTTTTTTTAATCATTGGAGCGCCAGGTTCAGGTAAAACTACAGATGCAGAATTAATTGCGGAAAAACACCCGAATATTACCCACTACTCAACAGGAGATATGTTTAGAGCAGAAGTTGCAAGCGGGTCTCAAAGAGGTCAATTAATCGACTCATATGTATCAAAAGGAAATTTAGTACCTATTGATATTGTAATTGAAACAATTGTTGGTGCAATCAAAAAAGCTCCTACTGAAGTTGTTGTTATTGACGGATACCCAAGAAGCGGTGAACAAATGACGGAACTTGATAAATATCTGGCAACAGAGAGTGAAGTAGAGTTAGTAAACACTATTGAAGTTGAAGTATCTGAAGAAGTGGCAAAAGATAGAGTATTGGGAAGAGCAAGAGGTGCTGATGATAATGTTGAAGTATTCAATAACAGAATGAAAGTTTATACTGAACCTTTAGCGCAGATTCAAGAGTTCTATACACAAAAAAATATTTTGAAAAAAATCAACGGTGAAAGAACTATTGAAGAGATTGTAAATGAAATGGATAAATTTATCCAATCAAGAATCTAA
- a CDS encoding competence/damage-inducible protein A: MNKKVNFYSVIIGTELLNGRRKDAHFSFLNEQLLKRGWRHKASFVIEDDTTLMENIYNLIKADENSVMFSYGGIGSTPDDYTREVAGKVFTNGKMEYNRESKRLIEKQFKEEAYPHRIHMANLPLNAKLLKNVVNNVPGFYLEDRFFFTPGFPSMSQAMVIEALDKYYTKNLLQRYRKTLTAQCSENDLINIMKIVPKEVELSSLPRMIDDRKMVVISLSSENKLLVENYFQKFVDFLEQTSIEYILEDISK; the protein is encoded by the coding sequence ATGAATAAAAAAGTTAATTTTTACTCTGTAATAATAGGTACGGAGTTACTTAACGGGCGAAGAAAAGATGCCCATTTTTCTTTTTTAAATGAACAATTACTAAAAAGAGGCTGGAGACATAAAGCCTCTTTCGTAATTGAAGATGACACTACACTAATGGAAAATATCTATAATCTTATAAAAGCTGATGAAAATTCCGTAATGTTCAGTTACGGAGGAATAGGTTCGACTCCCGATGATTATACTAGAGAAGTAGCAGGGAAAGTTTTTACTAACGGTAAAATGGAATATAACCGAGAATCAAAAAGATTAATTGAAAAACAGTTCAAAGAAGAGGCATATCCTCATAGAATTCATATGGCAAATTTGCCGCTAAATGCGAAATTGTTAAAAAATGTAGTAAATAATGTTCCCGGGTTTTATTTAGAAGATAGATTTTTCTTTACTCCTGGATTCCCTTCTATGAGCCAAGCAATGGTTATTGAAGCTTTGGATAAATATTATACGAAAAATCTTTTACAAAGATATAGAAAAACATTAACTGCCCAATGCAGTGAAAATGATTTAATAAATATTATGAAAATTGTTCCAAAAGAGGTTGAGCTTTCATCTTTACCAAGAATGATTGATGATAGAAAAATGGTTGTAATCTCTTTAAGTTCGGAAAACAAACTGTTAGTTGAAAACTATTTTCAAAAATTTGTAGACTTTTTAGAACAAACTTCTATTGAATATATTTTAGAAGATATAAGCAAATAG
- a CDS encoding 2OG-Fe(II) oxygenase, translated as MTKQKLEQISNYVYCDSLLNSLDIETKLLPNPYYDYPYLIIKDFFSKEVCSEIIKSIKKDEDAIDAKVKSKNYANHINKNIRKTKIYKLEQEYKKIYNKMFKLHQAKIENFFNIALTTSTKIQVLEYTKGSFYVAHSDDSNMIRKDDNLIGFKRISNNRKLTSVLFATGHGSSGDINSFFGGELLFNYLYDEKGNNIKIEPDAGDMILFLSNPYFTHEVLEVKSGYRLSIVQWHDALIN; from the coding sequence ATGACAAAACAAAAACTTGAGCAAATTAGTAATTATGTATATTGTGACAGTCTTTTAAACTCACTTGATATTGAGACAAAATTACTTCCTAACCCTTATTACGATTATCCTTATTTGATAATAAAGGATTTTTTCTCTAAAGAGGTGTGCAGTGAAATAATTAAATCAATTAAAAAAGACGAAGATGCAATTGATGCAAAAGTTAAGTCAAAAAATTATGCAAATCATATAAATAAAAATATAAGAAAAACAAAAATTTATAAACTAGAACAAGAGTATAAAAAAATTTATAATAAAATGTTCAAACTTCATCAAGCAAAAATTGAAAATTTTTTTAATATAGCTCTTACTACAAGTACGAAAATACAAGTTCTTGAATATACTAAAGGCTCTTTTTACGTGGCTCACAGCGATGATTCAAATATGATAAGAAAAGATGATAATCTAATAGGCTTTAAAAGAATTTCAAATAATAGAAAACTAACAAGCGTGCTTTTCGCGACAGGTCACGGCAGCAGTGGTGATATTAACAGTTTTTTTGGAGGAGAACTTCTTTTTAATTATCTTTATGATGAAAAGGGAAATAATATTAAAATAGAACCGGATGCCGGAGATATGATTTTGTTTTTAAGTAATCCATATTTTACCCATGAAGTTTTGGAAGTAAAAAGCGGATATAGATTATCAATAGTTCAATGGCATGATGCTTTGATAAATTAA
- a CDS encoding zinc transporter ZntB — MDQNGLSHALILDKKGGAKEISYEQISSFEKSQGILWVHFDYTNPQAIQWITDKSNIDPIAVELLLAEDTRPRTIVLEDNVLLALRAVDLNPDSNPEEMISLRLFISENLIITTKKRDLLSIKDLLTLFKQKKGPVNSSEFLITITDRLTFRMDGTIDKIEDRVSEVEELLLESDDNMELRSKIAAIRREAITIRRYLSPQKEAISLLYHEKVSWLDDYNRIELREVNNQLVNYIEDLDSINEKITLIKDELTNIRSDQMNQRMYVLSIISVIFLPLSFLTGLFGINVGGIPGAQDSSSFEIFSVLLIGIGFLQFLILKKYKWI, encoded by the coding sequence ATGGATCAAAATGGATTATCTCATGCTTTAATTTTAGATAAAAAGGGTGGAGCCAAAGAGATTTCATATGAACAAATAAGCAGTTTTGAGAAATCTCAAGGAATTTTATGGGTTCATTTTGATTATACGAATCCTCAAGCAATTCAATGGATTACGGACAAAAGTAATATAGACCCCATAGCTGTGGAACTTCTTCTTGCAGAAGATACAAGACCTAGAACTATAGTATTAGAAGATAATGTTTTACTTGCATTAAGAGCCGTTGATTTAAACCCTGATTCAAACCCCGAAGAGATGATATCTTTAAGACTTTTTATAAGTGAAAATTTGATTATTACTACCAAAAAAAGAGATTTACTCTCTATTAAAGATCTTCTTACTCTTTTTAAACAAAAAAAAGGACCTGTCAACAGCTCAGAGTTTTTGATTACAATAACAGACAGGCTAACTTTTAGAATGGACGGAACAATTGATAAAATAGAAGATAGAGTCTCTGAAGTTGAAGAGCTGTTGCTTGAATCGGACGATAATATGGAGTTAAGAAGTAAAATAGCAGCGATTAGAAGAGAAGCAATTACTATAAGAAGATATTTATCTCCTCAAAAAGAGGCTATTTCTTTGTTATACCATGAAAAGGTTTCATGGCTGGATGATTACAACAGAATAGAGTTAAGAGAGGTTAATAATCAGTTAGTCAATTATATTGAAGATTTAGATTCAATTAATGAAAAAATCACCTTGATAAAAGATGAACTTACAAATATAAGAAGTGATCAAATGAATCAAAGGATGTACGTATTATCTATTATTTCCGTTATTTTTCTTCCTTTGAGTTTTTTAACGGGACTTTTCGGTATAAACGTAGGAGGAATACCGGGAGCACAGGATAGCAGCTCTTTTGAAATTTTCTCTGTTCTTCTTATTGGTATAGGATTTTTACAGTTTTTGATATTAAAAAAATATAAATGGATTTAA
- the mgtE gene encoding magnesium transporter, which produces MEEKIIELKNYLLDAIENYKKGNFEEHPYDLAKELEKLRDLDETEYESICKKIPSELFAEILCEMPSYIQEEIVEVISDKKVANIASNMDSDDASEFIYNISQKDEEAAQTILSKLDEEDKQIIEKLNSYEENEAGSYMQSELFMATLNEQIGTALKRLKKLKNEDHLDNIFHVFLVDKKGKLIGSIGLEELILFDKEQGFNEIPQDKIKNYACNHKSDISEVVEMFTHYNLSSLAIVDEKEKLIGRITHDDIHDVIQEQDTKQIYSLAGVNDDAEHEESIYLIGKKRAVWLGINLITAILASVVIGLFDSTIQSLVALAVLMPIVASMGGNAGTQTLTVTVRQMALGEISYEDAKKTITKEVLISLANGFLFALVIGIIAFLWFKIPLLGLVIALSMIINLLSAGFFGAVIPILLEKFEIDPAIGSTVILTTVTDVVGFFSFLGLATIILL; this is translated from the coding sequence ATGGAAGAAAAAATCATAGAGTTAAAAAATTATTTATTAGACGCAATTGAAAATTATAAAAAAGGTAATTTTGAAGAACACCCTTATGATCTTGCAAAAGAGCTTGAAAAATTAAGAGATTTAGATGAAACCGAATATGAATCTATTTGTAAAAAGATTCCAAGTGAACTTTTTGCCGAAATCCTTTGTGAAATGCCAAGCTATATTCAAGAAGAGATTGTTGAGGTAATAAGTGATAAAAAAGTTGCAAATATTGCTTCAAATATGGATAGTGACGATGCTTCGGAATTTATCTATAATATCTCTCAAAAAGACGAAGAGGCTGCTCAAACTATTCTTTCCAAATTGGATGAAGAAGATAAACAGATAATTGAAAAATTAAACTCTTATGAAGAGAATGAAGCAGGTTCCTATATGCAAAGCGAGTTGTTTATGGCAACGTTAAACGAACAAATAGGAACAGCATTAAAAAGATTAAAAAAGTTAAAAAACGAAGATCATTTAGATAATATTTTTCATGTCTTTTTAGTTGATAAAAAGGGTAAACTAATAGGTTCAATCGGTCTTGAAGAGTTGATTTTATTTGATAAAGAGCAAGGTTTTAATGAAATTCCCCAAGATAAAATAAAAAACTATGCCTGTAACCATAAAAGCGATATAAGCGAAGTAGTTGAAATGTTTACCCACTACAATCTAAGTTCTTTGGCAATAGTTGATGAAAAAGAGAAACTTATAGGAAGAATTACCCATGATGATATTCATGACGTAATTCAAGAACAAGATACAAAACAAATCTACTCTTTAGCAGGGGTTAACGATGATGCCGAGCATGAAGAGAGTATTTATTTAATAGGGAAAAAAAGAGCAGTGTGGTTGGGTATAAACTTAATAACTGCAATTTTAGCTTCAGTAGTAATCGGTCTTTTTGATTCTACTATTCAATCTTTAGTTGCTCTTGCGGTGTTAATGCCGATAGTTGCATCAATGGGCGGAAATGCGGGAACTCAAACCTTAACCGTAACCGTAAGACAAATGGCTTTGGGGGAAATTAGTTATGAAGATGCAAAAAAAACTATTACAAAAGAGGTTTTAATCTCTTTGGCAAACGGTTTTTTATTTGCTTTAGTTATAGGAATAATAGCTTTTCTTTGGTTTAAAATTCCTCTTTTAGGTTTAGTAATAGCTTTATCAATGATTATAAATCTTTTAAGTGCAGGATTTTTCGGTGCGGTAATACCTATACTTTTAGAAAAGTTTGAGATTGATCCTGCTATTGGTTCGACGGTTATTCTAACAACGGTAACTGACGTGGTGGGTTTTTTCAGCTTTTTAGGTTTGGCAACG